Below is a genomic region from Culicoides brevitarsis isolate CSIRO-B50_1 chromosome 2, AGI_CSIRO_Cbre_v1, whole genome shotgun sequence.
TGATGAAATTTATCGCCTGATCGGGATTCAAGGGAGATTTTACTGTAATTCCCGTTGCTCCGCCGCTTCGAACAGAAAAGACctgaaaatagaattaaaagagaattttttggatgaaaaatgaatttttgcttACTTGTTTGTTTGAATCGTCGAAAAAGACGTTCGTTAGTTGAGACACAGAGTCGAAACGAACGACATTTTTGCTGGATAACTCCAgataatacatttttattgctgATTTTGAAGGAGTAATATTTGTTTACTTCAACAGCTGATGGGAGTTTCATCCCtctgaaatttttgtgtaatttcgATGCACATAGTTTGCgcacaaatataaaaattaaaattgttttttttatttaaaaaaaataaaattttttaaaatttcaaaattatttattaaaattaaaatttttaaaaatttcaaaattaattttttaaaattaaaatttttataaattttgaattaatttttaaaataaaaatttttacgaatttcgaattaattttttaaaattaaaatttttacgaattttgaatcaattttttaaaataaaagtttttacaaattttgaatttattttttaaaataaaatttttaaaaatttcaaaattattttttttctctttttgtgtgtaagacatttaaattttttaaaaaattattaaaaaatcaaattttattttttttagtaatttttttgtaaatctttaaaaaaattttaaaatttctttttattttttttaaatttattttttaacttttattttaaattttaaaattttttaaaatttaatttttaataatttttttgaaaattttgaaaatttttttaattttttttttaaaatttttttttaattttgaacatatAGCACAAATTCACTTTACACAAATTTCACAGGGTATTTTCAACTTCATTCGCCTCACGACGCAAACCAAAATACCAAAACAAAGGAAATCGcgaaaagagtttttttgtaatttttttgatttttgtcgcGTGCCGAGAGTCTCGAGCACACCGCAAACATGcgttaaaaactaaaacattCCCCGCACATCACATTAGTTGTACACAAACCATTCCTCGAAGCACTTCTCATTCCGCGACGGCGAAAGTTTCAATCGAAAGTGAAATCAAACAACAATTTAGTGACTGACTAGAATAACAATTGCAACCCTTCCCAGTCAATTAGCGAACAAAGAAATCATGTCTTTGCGACAAAGTACGAGTAACGAGGCAATTATTAGCGCAACAACGAGTTCAGCAACCATCAGTTCGAATCTCTCGAAGGAATCCAATGACACGGAATTTTCCGAAAATGGATATTTTTGTCAGGGAAGCGGGCATTATGAAAGTCTTGCATCCCAAATGTACGATTATTACAAACAGAACAAACTTTGCGACGTTACGTTGATCAGCGGGCTCGACGGGAGACGATTTTCCGTTCATCGGTTGGTTTTGTCATCAACGAGTCCTTATTTTGCAgctgtaagtaaaaatttttgagagttttagaattttttattgaaaaattttctttttagatgTTTTGTGGAAATTTGAGAGAAGCGACAGAACAAGAAATAACATTACAAGAAATGGATGGTGATTCATTATTTCAACTCATTCAGTATTGTTACACAGGTATGCGCGTTCCAAATATGGAATTTGcaagtttttctatttttttgtgtggtcGGTTCCTTGTTCTCGCGCACGTTGCGTTACTTACAAGACAAAGAGTTTCATTATGCGCCAGATGTGCTAAACTtctaattctttttattttcttctcgaGTGATTTGATGACTAATTTCGTCTCTttctttgcacttttttttagaatttctgaaaaaaataaaaagtttaaatttttttagaataaattcaaaatttcatgattctaaaaatttttaaatttaaaaaattttttttaaattaatttttttattttttaaattttatttattttttgaattataaatttgttgaaataatttaaaaaaaaaattgaaaaatttaattttaatttttttcttttaaaaactgaaaattttcttaaattattttttttattatttttttttaaaatttattttttttttaaatatttttcgtaaatttttaatttattttaaattttattttttttttcttaaaatttttttttttttttttttttttttttttaaattttttttaaattttttttacatttaaatttttttaatttaattctttttaattttataatttttgatcatttccttacctttttctttcttgtttttttttaggtacaaTCGATCTAAGAGAAGAAACTGTCGAAAAATTACTCGCAAACGCTTGTCTCTTGCAACTCACAACTGTCTCTCAAGCATGTTGCAATTTCCTTGCTCGTCAACTTCATCCCTCGAATTGTTTGGGCTTCGCTCTGTTCGCCGAACAACAAGGCTGCAAATCTCTTTTGGATCTCGCTCATGCTTATACCTGCCAAAAATTCATGCAAGTGtgcaaaaatcaagaattttacGATTTAAACAAGGATCAACTTGCCGCCTTGCTGAAATCCGACGATCTCAATGTCCCATCGGAGAAAGAAGTCTTTTTTGCGCTCACGGAATGGATTCAACACGACACTCCGAATCGCAAAAAATATCTTGCCGAGTTATTGGCTTTGATAAAACTCCCCTTACTTGAACCGTCGTTCATTGTGGATCACATTGAGAAATTAAGCGACGTGAATGAATGCCAAAAACTCCTTATGGAAGCGATGAAATGGCATTTGTTGCCCGAAAGACGAGCTGAATTGGTCTCACAACGTACAAAACCTCGAAAATCCACAATTGGGAGACTTTTGGTAATCGGAGGAATGGATTCGAACAAAGGTCCGTTGACGATCGAGAGTTATTGTCCGCGAAATGATGAATGGAAGTTGTTGAAAAATCTTCCGGCGAGAAGATTGCAATTCGGCGTCATACAAATCGATAATAAAATTGCGATTGTTGGAGGTAGAGATGGGCTGAAAACTTTGAATACTGTTGAATCCTTCGATTTGGCAAGTATGGTATGGCAACCTCTTGTTCCGATGAACACGCATCGTCATGGATTGTGTGTCACGTTATTGGGAGGCGCATTGTATGCAATTGGAGGACATGATGGATGGTCTTACTTGAATACGTGCGAAAGATATGATTTTCAGGCGAAATCGTGGAGTTTTGTTGCTCCAATGCAATGTTTGAGATCAACTGCGGGAATTGCCGTACTTggaggaaaaatttatgtcgTTGGAGGAAGAGATGGAACCATTTGTCATCGATCTGTGGAGTGCTgtaagttataaatttttatgaaaattaaaaaaaaaaaaatttgaaaaattaaaattttagtagaaaaatttttagaattgaaaaaattttgttcgaaagtttttataaaaaaattaatatttttaaaaattaatttttttttacaaaaatttttatttttttttataacaaattttaatttttttatcaattcctaatttaaaattttttatcaaaaaaaaatttttttgatcttttttttttgaaaaaatttagaaaatgttctttttaaaaaaatttgttcgaaaatttttataaaaaaattaatat
It encodes:
- the LOC134831630 gene encoding kelch-like protein 5, encoding MSLRQSTSNEAIISATTSSATISSNLSKESNDTEFSENGYFCQGSGHYESLASQMYDYYKQNKLCDVTLISGLDGRRFSVHRLVLSSTSPYFAAMFCGNLREATEQEITLQEMDGDSLFQLIQYCYTGTIDLREETVEKLLANACLLQLTTVSQACCNFLARQLHPSNCLGFALFAEQQGCKSLLDLAHAYTCQKFMQVCKNQEFYDLNKDQLAALLKSDDLNVPSEKEVFFALTEWIQHDTPNRKKYLAELLALIKLPLLEPSFIVDHIEKLSDVNECQKLLMEAMKWHLLPERRAELVSQRTKPRKSTIGRLLVIGGMDSNKGPLTIESYCPRNDEWKLLKNLPARRLQFGVIQIDNKIAIVGGRDGLKTLNTVESFDLASMVWQPLVPMNTHRHGLCVTLLGGALYAIGGHDGWSYLNTCERYDFQAKSWSFVAPMQCLRSTAGIAVLGGKIYVVGGRDGTICHRSVECYDPHTNRWSNKAPMNKRRGGVGVGVCNGHLYALGGHDTPASNPAVSRTETVERYDVATDTWTMIASLSTGRDAIGVGILGGSLIAVGGYDGNYLRTVEKYDEETNEWTSLAPINYSRAGACVVAIPNVYSSTASIVCTNTANNNNNNATSPTTTKND